The following proteins come from a genomic window of bacterium:
- the kdpB gene encoding potassium-transporting ATPase subunit KdpB, with protein sequence MLWIQALTGKGEAPAAFIGWVCVWLWFTVIFANFAEAMAEGRGKAQAAALRKSRRDVTAKKLATPRRGGQVTLVSGATLHKGDVVLVEVGDTIPGDGEIIEGVASVNESAITGESAPVIREAGGDRSAVTGGTTVLSDWIVVRIAANPGETFLDRMISLVEGAKRLAAPRRDATAVEVPSATLRRGDLVLVETGDLVPGDGEVIEGIASVDESAITGESAPVIRESGGDRSAVTGGTRVLSDWIVVRITADPGETFLDRMIAMVEGAKRQKTPSEIALGILLSALTIVFLLATATLYAFSAHAASAGGRGAPIPLTVLVALLVCLIPTTIGGLLSAIGIAGLDRLVRANVLATSGRAVEAAGDIDVLLLDKTGTVTLGNREAVAFVPAPGVTERELADAAQLASLADETPEGRSVVVLAKERFDLRGRDLQSLGAVFVPFSAHTRMSGVDVDGRRIRKGAVDAVVRFVAGLGGAIPAAVAAAADELARAGATPLLVADGDRVLGAVHLKDIVKGGLRERFVEMRRIGIRTVMITGDNPLTASAIAAEAGVDDFLADATPERKLALIREYQQQGRLVAMTGDGTNDAPALAQADVAVAMNTGTQAAKEAGNMVDLDSNPTKLLDIVAIGKQMLMTRGALTTFSISNDVSKYFAIIPAAFVATCPELGVLNVMRLHSPQSAVLSAVIFNALIIVGLIPLALRGVRYRPAPAARLLRDNLLVYGLGGLVLPFPCIKGIDLVLQVLGV encoded by the coding sequence TCGCGACACCCCGGCGGGGCGGCCAGGTGACACTGGTCTCCGGCGCCACGCTCCACAAAGGTGATGTCGTCCTGGTGGAGGTGGGCGACACGATCCCCGGTGACGGCGAGATCATCGAGGGCGTCGCGTCGGTGAATGAATCGGCGATCACGGGTGAATCCGCCCCGGTCATCCGCGAGGCGGGGGGCGATCGCTCCGCCGTCACGGGCGGCACGACGGTGCTGTCGGACTGGATCGTCGTGCGCATCGCCGCGAACCCCGGCGAAACCTTCCTGGACCGCATGATCTCGCTGGTAGAGGGCGCCAAGCGCCTCGCGGCGCCGCGGCGCGACGCGACGGCGGTCGAGGTCCCGTCCGCGACCCTGCGCCGAGGCGACCTGGTGCTGGTGGAGACCGGCGACCTGGTGCCCGGCGACGGCGAGGTGATCGAGGGCATCGCCTCGGTCGACGAGAGCGCCATCACCGGCGAGAGCGCGCCGGTGATCCGCGAGAGCGGCGGCGACCGCAGCGCCGTGACCGGCGGCACGCGGGTGCTGTCGGACTGGATCGTCGTGCGCATCACCGCGGATCCGGGGGAGACCTTCCTGGACCGCATGATCGCGATGGTCGAGGGCGCGAAGCGGCAGAAGACGCCCAGCGAGATCGCGCTCGGCATCCTGCTGTCCGCGCTGACCATCGTCTTCCTGCTCGCGACCGCGACGCTGTACGCCTTCTCGGCCCACGCGGCGAGCGCCGGGGGCCGGGGCGCGCCGATCCCGCTCACGGTGCTGGTCGCGCTGCTGGTCTGCCTCATCCCCACGACCATCGGGGGCCTGTTGTCGGCCATCGGCATCGCGGGCCTGGACCGGCTGGTGCGGGCCAACGTCCTGGCGACGTCGGGCCGCGCGGTCGAGGCCGCCGGCGACATCGACGTGCTGCTGCTGGACAAGACGGGCACCGTCACCCTGGGCAACCGCGAGGCGGTGGCGTTCGTGCCGGCTCCGGGGGTGACGGAGCGGGAACTGGCCGACGCTGCGCAGCTCGCCTCCCTGGCCGACGAGACCCCCGAGGGCCGCAGCGTCGTGGTGCTGGCCAAGGAGCGCTTCGACCTGCGCGGGCGCGACCTGCAGAGCCTCGGCGCGGTCTTCGTGCCCTTCTCGGCCCACACCCGCATGAGCGGGGTGGACGTCGACGGCCGCCGAATCCGCAAGGGCGCGGTGGACGCCGTGGTGCGTTTCGTCGCCGGCCTGGGCGGCGCGATTCCCGCGGCGGTGGCCGCGGCCGCCGACGAGCTCGCGCGCGCCGGCGCGACGCCGCTGCTGGTGGCCGACGGCGACCGGGTGCTCGGCGCGGTCCACCTCAAGGACATCGTCAAGGGCGGCCTGCGCGAGCGGTTCGTCGAGATGCGGCGCATCGGGATTCGCACCGTGATGATCACCGGCGACAACCCGCTGACCGCCTCAGCCATCGCCGCCGAAGCCGGCGTCGACGACTTCCTGGCCGATGCCACGCCCGAGCGCAAGCTCGCCCTGATCCGCGAGTACCAGCAGCAGGGGCGCCTGGTGGCCATGACCGGCGACGGCACCAACGACGCGCCGGCGCTCGCCCAGGCCGACGTGGCCGTGGCGATGAACACCGGCACCCAGGCGGCCAAGGAGGCCGGCAACATGGTGGATCTCGACTCGAACCCCACCAAGCTGCTGGACATCGTGGCCATCGGCAAGCAGATGCTGATGACGCGCGGGGCGCTGACCACCTTCAGCATCTCCAACGACGTCTCGAAGTACTTCGCGATCATCCCGGCGGCCTTCGTCGCCACCTGCCCCGAGCTGGGCGTCCTGAACGTGATGCGCCTGCACTCGCCCCAGAGCGCGGTGCTCTCGGCGGTCATCTTCAACGCCCTGATCATCGTGGGCCTGATCCCGCTGGCGCTGCGCGGCGTGAGGTACCGGCCCGCCCCGGCCGCGCGCCTGCTGCGCGACAACCTGCTGGTCTACGGCCTCGGCGGCCTGGTGCTGCCGTTCCCGTGCATCAAGGGCATCGACCTCGTCCTGCAAGTGCTGGGGGTGTGA